A section of the Acidobacteriota bacterium genome encodes:
- a CDS encoding alpha/beta hydrolase family protein, protein MSTPEKKFARRRFLQASSVAAFATAHFASSTTPAKALVSLARPQTIYQSPLKDFSIDAAQFDSLLFTQAMYAEQKPAMTFEAKDERAARLWQKRVRRKIAELVGGFPPSRVALQAKILETKDFKDYTREKIIFQSREQLAVFGYLLLPKNRPQPLPVVICLPGHGRGCDDIVGIDEQGNQRQTKPGYAYDFALQVVENGYAAFAIEQLAFGCRRDEAARKKGAGQSSCQPAAGAALLFGQTMIGWRVWDVMRAIDYLQTRKEIDRQRIATMGISGGGTISLFAAALDERIKVSVVSGYFNTFRDSILSLSHCIDNYVPGILNVIEMYDLAGLVAPRALFVESGLKDPIFPIAGSHRAFKQAQMIYQTFGVADQLGREVFDDGHVFYGKGAFQFLKTNL, encoded by the coding sequence ATGTCAACACCTGAGAAAAAATTTGCCCGTCGCCGCTTCTTGCAGGCGAGTTCTGTCGCTGCCTTTGCAACCGCGCATTTCGCTTCATCAACAACACCGGCAAAAGCGTTGGTCTCACTCGCGCGCCCGCAAACCATCTATCAAAGCCCGCTCAAGGATTTTTCAATTGATGCCGCGCAATTCGATAGTTTGTTATTTACTCAGGCGATGTATGCCGAACAGAAACCGGCGATGACCTTCGAGGCAAAAGATGAACGCGCGGCTCGGCTCTGGCAGAAACGTGTGCGACGAAAAATTGCGGAACTGGTCGGCGGTTTCCCGCCAAGCCGCGTCGCTTTGCAGGCAAAAATTCTTGAGACCAAAGATTTCAAAGATTACACGCGGGAAAAAATCATCTTTCAAAGCCGTGAACAACTCGCGGTTTTCGGCTATTTGTTGTTGCCGAAAAATCGCCCGCAACCTCTGCCTGTGGTCATCTGTTTGCCGGGTCACGGACGCGGTTGTGACGACATCGTCGGTATAGATGAACAGGGCAATCAACGACAGACCAAACCCGGCTATGCGTATGATTTTGCCTTGCAGGTGGTCGAGAACGGTTATGCGGCGTTTGCCATCGAACAACTCGCATTCGGTTGTCGCCGTGATGAAGCGGCGCGGAAAAAAGGCGCAGGGCAATCTTCGTGTCAACCGGCAGCAGGCGCAGCATTGCTATTCGGGCAGACCATGATTGGCTGGCGGGTCTGGGATGTGATGCGGGCGATTGATTATCTGCAAACCCGCAAAGAGATTGACCGCCAGCGCATTGCGACGATGGGAATTTCCGGGGGCGGGACGATTTCGCTGTTTGCGGCGGCGCTCGATGAACGAATAAAAGTCAGTGTAGTGAGCGGTTATTTCAATACCTTTCGCGACAGCATTCTTTCACTTTCGCATTGCATCGACAATTATGTTCCGGGAATTCTCAACGTCATTGAAATGTACGACCTCGCGGGACTGGTTGCGCCGCGCGCGTTGTTTGTTGAATCGGGTTTAAAAGACCCGATATTTCCGATTGCCGGCAGCCATCGCGCCTTTAAACAGGCACAAATGATTTATCAAACCTTTGGCGTCGCGGATCAACTGGGCAGAGAAGTTTTCGATGATGGTCACGTCTTTTATGGCAAAGGCGCGTTTCAATTTTTGAAAACCAATCTTTAA